A genomic window from Cinclus cinclus chromosome 5, bCinCin1.1, whole genome shotgun sequence includes:
- the TRMT9B gene encoding probable tRNA methyltransferase 9B has product MEHEATQLEKQHVHSVYENTAAYFSDLQTKAWPRVRNFLLEQKPGSLIVDIGCGTGKYLSVNSQVYNLGCDYCEGLVEIARKKGDEVLVCDNLNLPFRDQCFNAVISIGVIHHFSTKQRRIKAIKEMARILTPGGQIMIYVWAMEQKNRRFEKQDVFVPWNKALCSRHFSESNQSGDKGEFVHTAKGQDIHPAQLVISECSYQSNLQPETDSKHSRNKDHCLSRACCMKISEDENRFYSALGRSFRSWFFSRSLDESALRKQSDKMKQLKHEGAWANTMVPIQHSRHCSLDLGHHGALLNNQGLEDYDDVFVESLSLKKPQWSPATCALKDLSLNGGHQSVVQSKGDKPSFVNGPVEDRDCICGCNKEGSGKSDASKFFKRTSTTDSTDSALDSAVSVGDQTDATLDPKAFMRYYHVFREGELCSLVEENVPELQILSSCYDHGNWCIIAERRGT; this is encoded by the exons ATGGAACATGAGGCTACCCAGCTAGAAAAGCAGCACGTGCACAGTGTGTATGAAAATACTGCTGCCTACTTTAGTGATCTGCAGACCAAAGCATGGCCTCGTGTTCGGAACTTTCTGCTGGAACAAAAGCCTGGCAGTCTCATTGTTGATATAG GTTGTGGAACTGGAAAGTATCTGAGCGTCAACAGTCAGGTGTATAATCTGGGCTGTGATTACTGTGAAGGACTGGTAGAAATTGCAAGGAAGAAAGGTGATGAAGTTCTGGTGTGTGACAACCTTAACCTTCCCTTTAGGGATCAGTGCTTCAATGCAGTCATTTCAATTGGAG TGATACATCATTTCTCAACTAAACAAAGAAGAATCAAAGCAATAAAGGAAATGGCAAGGATATTGACACCTGGAGGCCAAATAATGATTTATGTTTGGGCTATGGAACAAAAGAACCGTCGCTTTGAGAAGCAAGATGTATTTGTTCCATGGAACAAGGCCTTGTGCTCACGCCATTTTTCAGAATCAAATCAATCTGGAGATAAAGGTGAATTTGTCCACActgcaaaaggccaagacatACACCCTGCACAGCTTGTCATCTCTGAGTGCAGCTACCAAAGCAATCTGCAGCCAGAAACTGATTCAAAACATTCCCGTAATAAGGACCATTGCTTGTCCAGAGCCTGCTGCATGAAAATTTCTGAGGACGAAAACAGATTTTACAGTGCTCTAGGAAGATCTTTCCGCTCATGGTTTTTCTCCAGATCCCTTGATGAATCAGCCCTGAGAAAGCAAAGTGACAAAATGAAGCAGCTGAAACATGAAGGAGCATGGGCAAACACAATGGTACCCATTCAACACTCACGGCACTGCAGTTTGGATTTAGGTCACCATGGGGCACTGTTAAACAACCAAGGTTTAGAGGATTATGATGATGTGTTTGTGGAAAGCCTGTCTCTCAAAAAACCACAGTGGTCACCAGCCACATGTGCACTGAAGGATTTAAGTTTAAATGGAGGACACCAAAGTGTAGTTCAGAGTAAGGGGGACAAACCTTCTTTTGTAAATGGCCCAGTTGAAGACAGGGACTGCATCTGTGGCTGTAATAAAGAGGGTTCTGGTAAGTCTGATGCCAGCAAGTTTTTCAAAAGAACTTCAACAACTGACTCCACTGACTCAGCTTTGGATTCAGCAGTGTCTGTTGGGGACCAAACTGATGCCACGTTGGATCCGAAGGCCTTCATGCGTTATTACCATGTTTTTCGGGAAGGGGAACTCTGTTCTCTGGTAGAAGAGAATGTGCCTGAGCTTCAGATACTTTCTTCCTGCTATGACCATGGAAACTGGTGCATTATTGCAGAGAGAAGAGGAACATAG